In Gemmatimonadetes bacterium T265, one DNA window encodes the following:
- a CDS encoding 5-oxoprolinase, producing MTTESAVTVDALALPVWGHALAMIAEEMGALLVRTALSPNIRERRDASAALFDADGAMVAQAAHIPVHLGAMPEAVAAVRARGPRPGDVFLLNDPAAGGSHLPDLTLVEAVAAPDDAATLIGFVAVRAHHADVGGMSPGSMPQGATELVQEGLVLPPVRLVRAEGGAGGAPDADVLAIVLANVRTPEERLGDLRAQLAACAAGRTAWQALWAREGGARVLAACAALLDYAERRTRARLARHEGASGAAEDALEGDGVSDAPVPVRAAAAVRDGRLHVDLAGTSPRVRGNVNCPRAVARAAGVFAVRTLVDDDVPTNDGVGRALVLSVPEGCAADAPRGAAVAAGNVEMSQRLTDVIFAALADAGLDVAAQGQGTMNNVTFGGDGPAGAWTFYETLGGGQGASSRGPGPTGVHVGMSNTLNTPVEALERAYPLRVERYAVREGSGGEGRHAGGEGVVREYRALAPCTVTLLTERRARAPRGAAGGGDGAVGRNALGGRALPAKCRVEVGEGEVVTIETPGGGGWGHHLP from the coding sequence ATGACGACGGAGTCGGCGGTGACGGTCGACGCGCTCGCGCTCCCCGTCTGGGGGCACGCGCTCGCGATGATCGCGGAGGAGATGGGCGCGCTGCTCGTCCGGACGGCGCTCTCGCCCAACATCCGGGAGCGCCGCGACGCGTCGGCCGCGCTGTTCGACGCCGACGGGGCGATGGTCGCGCAGGCGGCGCACATCCCCGTCCACCTCGGCGCGATGCCCGAGGCCGTCGCCGCCGTGCGCGCGCGCGGCCCGCGCCCAGGCGACGTGTTCCTCCTCAACGACCCCGCGGCGGGCGGGTCGCACCTGCCCGATCTCACCCTGGTCGAAGCGGTCGCGGCGCCCGACGACGCGGCCACGTTGATCGGCTTCGTCGCCGTGCGCGCGCACCACGCCGACGTCGGCGGGATGAGTCCGGGGAGCATGCCGCAGGGCGCGACGGAGCTCGTCCAGGAAGGGCTCGTGCTTCCGCCGGTCCGGCTCGTACGCGCGGAGGGCGGCGCGGGCGGCGCGCCCGATGCGGACGTGCTTGCGATCGTGCTCGCGAACGTGCGCACGCCCGAGGAGCGGCTCGGCGACCTGCGCGCGCAACTCGCGGCCTGCGCGGCGGGACGGACGGCGTGGCAGGCGCTCTGGGCGCGCGAGGGCGGCGCGCGCGTCCTGGCCGCCTGTGCGGCGCTGCTCGACTACGCCGAACGCCGCACGCGTGCCCGGCTGGCGCGCCACGAGGGGGCGAGCGGCGCGGCGGAGGACGCGCTCGAGGGCGACGGCGTGAGCGACGCACCGGTGCCGGTGCGGGCCGCGGCCGCCGTGCGCGACGGCCGCCTGCACGTGGACCTCGCGGGTACGTCGCCGCGGGTCCGGGGCAACGTCAACTGCCCGCGCGCGGTGGCCCGCGCGGCGGGAGTGTTCGCCGTCCGCACGCTGGTCGACGACGACGTGCCGACGAACGACGGCGTCGGGCGCGCGCTCGTCCTTTCGGTGCCGGAGGGGTGCGCCGCCGACGCGCCGCGCGGCGCGGCGGTCGCCGCGGGCAACGTCGAGATGTCGCAGCGGCTCACCGACGTGATCTTCGCCGCGCTCGCCGACGCGGGGCTCGACGTGGCCGCGCAGGGGCAGGGGACGATGAACAACGTCACGTTCGGCGGCGACGGGCCGGCCGGCGCGTGGACGTTCTACGAGACGTTAGGCGGGGGGCAGGGCGCGTCGTCGCGCGGGCCGGGGCCGACGGGCGTGCACGTCGGCATGAGCAACACGCTCAACACGCCGGTCGAGGCGCTCGAGCGGGCGTACCCGCTGCGGGTGGAGCGGTACGCGGTGCGCGAGGGCTCGGGCGGGGAGGGGAGGCACGCCGGCGGGGAAGGGGTCGTGCGCGAGTACCGCGCGCTCGCGCCGTGCACGGTGACGCTGCTGACCGAGCGCAGGGCGCGCGCGCCGCGGGGCGCGGCGGGAGGGGGGGACGGCGCCGTCGGGCGGAACGCGTTAGGCGGGCGGGCGCTGCCCGCGAAGTGCCGGGTCGAGGTCGGGGAGGGCGAGGTGGTCACCATCGAGACGCCGGGTGGAGGGGGGTGGGGACATCACCTGCCGTGA
- a CDS encoding hydantoinase has translation MHAVGVDVGGTFTDLAAVAPDGRVSTAKVLTRPADQSEGVLDALGASGLAPAAVGRVVHGTTVVTNLLLERTGARVVLCATAGHTDVLRLRRQDRARLYDLAAHHPAPLVAPDDAVAVRERMGPEGVVHALDTEAVADAVAAVRARAPEAVAIVLLHAYAHDAHERALADALAAALPDGIPVVRSSAVYPEPREYERAATTTAEAYARPRVAHYLRRLGARLGGAGYPAAGVMTSGGGVLRSGEAAESAAALALSGPAGGVAGAAAVLAALGIRDALTLDVGGTSADVGLVLDGEPLVEAGGAVAGVPIALPRVLVDTVSAGGGSVAWVDDGGALRVGPRSAGVAPGPAAFGRGGTEATVTDAHVVLGHLAPARLSGDVAIDPARAWAAVGAVAERLDGRGGDAERVRAVARGIVAAADAEMARALRRVSVERGVDPRGLVLVAFGGGGPLHACGLAERLGVTRVVVPPHAGVLSAVGLAAAPDRREALVGVARAADALPADVLGALVAQGAARTGAGAERRTWARVRYAGQGAELDVPVHDGDDGRAVAERFAAAHARRAGFTLERPAEVVSLRHAAVTPGTAPVFARTAGAPVPSLGDSPGPARVDDAAVRTGDVVRGPAAIALADATAFVPAGWSARALPTGGWLVEAG, from the coding sequence GTGCACGCGGTCGGGGTCGACGTCGGGGGCACGTTCACCGACCTCGCGGCGGTCGCGCCCGACGGCCGCGTCTCGACCGCGAAGGTGCTCACGCGCCCGGCTGACCAGAGCGAGGGCGTGCTCGACGCGCTCGGCGCTTCCGGGCTCGCGCCGGCGGCGGTCGGGCGCGTCGTCCACGGCACGACGGTCGTCACGAATCTCTTGCTCGAGCGGACCGGCGCGCGCGTCGTGCTCTGCGCAACGGCGGGGCACACCGACGTGCTCCGCCTGCGCCGGCAGGACCGGGCGCGGCTCTACGACCTCGCCGCGCACCACCCCGCGCCGCTCGTCGCCCCGGACGACGCCGTCGCCGTGCGGGAGCGGATGGGTCCGGAGGGCGTCGTGCATGCGTTAGACACGGAGGCCGTCGCCGACGCGGTCGCGGCCGTCCGGGCGCGCGCGCCCGAGGCCGTAGCGATCGTCCTGCTGCACGCGTACGCGCACGACGCCCACGAGCGCGCGCTCGCCGACGCGCTCGCGGCGGCGCTCCCGGACGGGATCCCGGTCGTGCGCTCGTCGGCCGTCTACCCCGAGCCGCGCGAGTACGAGCGTGCGGCGACGACGACAGCCGAGGCGTACGCGCGCCCGCGCGTGGCGCACTACCTCCGCCGGCTCGGCGCGCGGCTCGGCGGCGCGGGGTACCCCGCGGCGGGGGTAATGACGTCGGGCGGCGGCGTGCTGCGCTCGGGCGAGGCGGCCGAGTCGGCGGCCGCGCTCGCGCTCTCCGGGCCCGCGGGCGGCGTGGCGGGCGCAGCCGCCGTGCTCGCCGCGTTAGGCATCCGCGACGCGCTCACCCTCGACGTCGGCGGCACGAGCGCGGACGTGGGGCTGGTGCTCGACGGCGAGCCGCTGGTCGAGGCGGGCGGCGCGGTCGCGGGCGTTCCGATCGCGCTCCCGCGCGTCCTCGTCGACACCGTCTCGGCGGGCGGGGGAAGCGTGGCGTGGGTCGACGACGGCGGCGCGCTGCGCGTCGGGCCGCGGAGCGCCGGCGTCGCGCCCGGGCCGGCCGCGTTCGGACGCGGCGGAACCGAGGCGACGGTGACCGACGCGCACGTCGTCCTCGGCCACCTCGCGCCGGCGCGGCTCAGCGGCGACGTCGCGATCGACCCCGCGCGCGCGTGGGCCGCGGTGGGCGCCGTGGCCGAGCGGCTGGACGGGCGGGGCGGCGACGCGGAGCGGGTGCGGGCCGTGGCGCGCGGGATCGTCGCGGCGGCGGACGCGGAGATGGCGCGCGCGCTGCGGCGCGTGAGCGTGGAACGCGGGGTCGACCCGCGCGGGCTCGTGCTCGTCGCGTTCGGCGGCGGGGGGCCGCTGCACGCCTGCGGGCTCGCCGAGCGGCTGGGTGTGACGCGCGTCGTCGTGCCGCCGCACGCGGGCGTGCTGAGCGCGGTCGGGCTCGCGGCCGCGCCCGACCGCCGCGAGGCGCTGGTCGGGGTCGCGCGCGCGGCCGACGCGCTGCCCGCCGACGTGTTAGGCGCGCTCGTCGCGCAGGGCGCCGCCCGGACCGGCGCGGGCGCGGAGCGCCGCACCTGGGCGCGCGTCCGCTACGCGGGGCAGGGCGCCGAACTCGACGTGCCGGTACACGACGGGGACGACGGTCGCGCGGTCGCGGAGCGGTTCGCCGCCGCGCACGCACGCCGCGCCGGCTTCACGCTCGAACGCCCGGCCGAGGTCGTGAGCCTGCGACACGCGGCCGTCACCCCGGGCACCGCGCCCGTGTTCGCGCGCACGGCCGGCGCGCCGGTCCCGTCGTTAGGCGATTCCCCCGGGCCGGCGCGCGTCGACGACGCGGCCGTGCGCACGGGCGACGTGGTGCGCGGGCCGGCGGCGATCGCGCTCGCGGATGCGACGGCGTTCGTGCCCGCGGGGTGGTCCGCCCGGGCACTCCCGACTGGCGGCTGGCTCGTGGAGGCGGGATGA